GTTCCCCACGCACCAGCCGAGCGAAAAGCCCTTGTAGGGCGTGCCCTGGCGGTTGAAGGTGTAGACGAAGTGCTCGACGCTGCACGGGCGGCCGCCGGTGATGCCCGCGCGCATCTGCTGCACGAGGTCGGGGCGGTCGGTGACCTCGAAGCGGAAGTTGGTGCCGTGGCCCTGCTTGACGCAGGCCGTGGCCAGCGCCTGGTGCGGGCGGCAGAAGTCCGACACGAGCATCCCCGGCAGGCGCACGAGATGCGCATAGCGAGGGGTCATGAAATCGCAGGTGGCCGCAACGAAGTAGGCCTGTTGCGTGGGGTCGCAGGCGATCACCTGGCCCTTGCCGAGGTCCACCTGTTGCCAGTTCGCGGGCGCCGTGTAGCCGCCCCAGCCGCCGGCCAGGGCGCGCGGGACAAAGGGCGGCACCTGGACGGGTTGCGGGCCCGCCTGCCGGGCGGCTGCCACGCTGCCCTCGTCGAAAGCGAAGACGTTCTTGGCCACGCGCAGGTTGGCGAGGGTCTGGAGCAGCACGGGCGCGATCTGCGCCAGTTGCCCGTCGGGCGCGTCGAGGCGCTGCGTGAGCAACAGCCCTTCGCCGGCCGACACCAGGCAGCGCAACTGGCGCTTCTGGCCGTTGCGGGCGACGTAGGTGCCGTCGAACACCAAGGTCATCTTCTTGCCGGCGGTGCGGCAGCGCGCGGTGGGAGCGAGCTGGAGGTTGACCGTGCGTTGCGACAGGTCGGCCACGAACCACCGCGCCGCCGCCAGGCCGTCGTTGGCTACGGGCACCGCGCCGTGGAAGTTGGCGACCTCATAGAGGCCGTTCGGGGCGACCACGGTGAACGCCCACGCCGGCGGGTCCTGTTGCCAGAACTCGTCCACGCTCCACCCCGCGGGCTTCAGGAGGGTGAAGGTGAGGTGCTTGGAGACGTAGTTCTCCCACCGCACGGCCTGCGTGCTGGGCGGCGGCACGGGGACGGGGCGCGGCGCCGGCGAGGGCGCCGGCGCGGAACCCGCCCCGGCGGGCACTTGCAGGCTTGCCATGAGACGAGCGAACGTGTCCTGATACGCCGCCAGCTCCGCCTGCGGGCAGTTGCACGAGAGCATCACCTGGTGGCGTTCGCTCTTCAGGAGAAGATAGTAGGCGTGCATCGGCACGCCCTGCGTCGCGCTCGTGGCTGAGGCGAGCAGCGCCGGGCGGCCCGACACGGTGAGCGGCTCCGAGCCGACGAGCTTCCACCCGGGCACCTGCTGCTGGAGGACAGCGGCCAGAGACTGGAGCCACTGCTCGGCGGTGCCCGGCTCGAGCGGGCCGGCGAAGATCACTACGTTGGCCCGCGAGTTGGGCGACGACACCATGGTCATCCGGCCCGCGCTCTGCGTCGTCCAGTCCGACGGCGCCGACACCCGCCACACGCCCTCGGGGTCCGTCACCTGCTTGCTTGCCCCCCCGAGCGCTGTGCAAGAGAACGCCGCGACGCCCACCCACACAGACGCCAACCTGCACAACCTCATCGTGCCCTCCTTTCCCGCGTCCCGGAGGCGGGTCCGCCGCGGAGTCTACAGTCCCTCCACCTCCCAGCCCTTGCGATAGGTGCGGCGCAGGAGGCGCTGCGCCTCGTCGCTGTTGGTGACCTTGAGGTTGGCGGCATCCCACTCGAGCAGCGTGTTCGGCACGCGGATGGCCACGGTGCCGAGCAGGATGGCCTCGGCCATGGGGCCGACCTGCATGAAGTGGCTCTCGGTCGGCTCGCCGCCGAGGCAGGCATCCACGAAGTGGTGGTAGTGATCGCGGCCGGGGAGCTTGGGCCGCTCGATCTTGGCGAATTTCTCCTTGGGGAAGAGCTGCGGGCCGGCGCCGTGCTGGAGCAGGAGCGCGCCCTCGGTGCCGATGACCATGGCCGACTCGGGCGGGTAGCCCGGCTTGCCGGCCTCGAAGCCCGCGAGCTTCTGCACGTCGTCGGGCGGGTAGAACTCGCCGTCGAACCACTCGAGCGTGAGGTCGCCCTCGGTGGCCTCGCTGGCGGGGAACACCCAGGTGATGTGGTCGCCCTGGGGCCAGGTGTCGGCGCGGCGCTCGGGGCTCTCGAGCCAGGACTTCTGGACTTCGGCGGTGACGGTCTTGGGCGCGGTGAGGCGGAGGCCCTTCCAGACGGCGTCGAAGATGTGGCAGCCGATGTCGCCCGACCAGCCGGTGCCGAAGTCCTGCCAGGCGCGCCAGCGGACCGGGTGGTAGATTCCGCCGCCGGCATAGGGGCGCTCGGGCGCGGTGCCGAGCCAGAGGTCCCAGCTCAGGTGGGGGGGAGGCGTCTCGCCCTGGGGCGGCCTGGGCCCCTTGAGGCGATAGTGCTCGATGGCGCCGGGGCGGTTGGAGCACAGGATGGCGCGTTTGGCCTTGCCGATGACGCCCTGGCGGAGGAAGGCCACGGCCATGCGGTCGCCGATGCCGCTGGCGGCCTGGGTGCCGAGCTGGGTTGTGACGCCCGCGGCCTTGGCCGCGGCGGCGATCTGGCGGCTCTCGTAGACGTCGTGCGTCAGGGGCTTCTGGCAGTAGACGTGCTTCTTCTTCCGCAGCGCGGTCATCGTGGCCGGGGCGTGGGTGTGGTCGGGCGTGGAGACGTTCACCGAGTCGATCTGGTCGCCTTCCTTGTCGAGCATCTCGCGCCAGTCGGCGTAGGTGCGGGCGCCGACGTACTTGGCCGCCGCGGCCTTCAGCGTGTTGGCATCCACGTCGCACAAGGCGACGATCTGGGCCTTGGGGTGGCCTTTGATCGCGCCCAGGTCGCCGCCGCCCATGCCGCCCGAGCCGATGGCGGCGTGGCACAGCTTGTCATTGGCGCCGAAGACGTTGCGGGCGAGAATCGTGGCGGCCAGCCCGGCCGCCGTGCCCTGGAAGAAGGTGCGACGCGAGATTTGCTCGGACATTGGGGCCTCCTTGTGACGCAGCGCATGCGGAAAGACGCCGCACAGCGCTTCAGGCGCCGGGCGCGCACACAATGATAGCGCGCGCCGCTCGGATTGCAAGCCCCATGCAAAGGCCCCGCGGGGCGAGTGCCCCACGGGGCCCTTGGAGAAGCTGGAAGCGGATGCCGTGTCACACGGCGCGGCCTTTGACGCCCTTGGCCTTGGCCGCGCCCTTCTTGACGCCCTCGCAGGGGCGCAGGGCGCGCACGGCGCGGCCGGCCTGCCAGATTTCCTTGTTGCCCAGGGCCTCGAGCTCCTTGTGCAGGATCTCCTGGTAGTCGGGGCGGCCCAGGCACTTGATCACGCGGCGCGTCTCGGTGCCGTTCTTCACGCTCTCGTAGAGCTGCTTGAAGAGAGGGGCGACGGCCTTCTTGAACTTCGGCGCCCAGTCGAGCGCGCCGCGCTGCGCCGTGCTTGAGCAGTTCGCATACATCCACTCCATGCCGTTCTCGTCCACCAGGCGGATGAGGCTCTGGGTGAGTTCCTCGACGGTCTCGTTGAAGGCCTCGGACGGGTCGTGGCCGCGGCGGCGCAGCTCGTCGTACTGGGCCTCCATCACGCCGGCCAGCGCGCCCATCAGGATGCCGCGCTCGCCCGTGAGGTCGCTGTAGACCTCCTTCTTGAACGTGGTGGGGAAGAGGAAGCCCGAGCCGATGGCGATGCCGATGGCCAGCACGCGGTCGCGGGCGCGGCCGGTGGCGTCCTGCTCGATGGCGAAGCTGGAGTTGATGCCGGCGCCGCTGAGGAAGTTGCGCCGCACGCTGGTGCCCGAGCCCTTGGGGGCCACGAGGATCACGTCCACGTCCTTCGGCGGCACCACGCCGGTCTGGTCCTTGTAGGTGAGGCCGAAGCCGTGGCTGAAGTACAGGGCTTTGCCGGCCGTGAGGTGCGGCTTGATGATGGGCCACACCTTGAGCATGGCCGCGTCGCTGACCAGGAACTTGATGATCGTGCCCTTCGCCGCCGCCTCCTCGATGTCGAAGAGGTCCTTGCCCGGCTTCCAGCCGTCGGCCACCGCGCGATCCCAGTCCTTCTTGAACTTCGGGCTCTGGCCGATCACGATGTTCCTGATGCCGTTGTCGCGCATGTTGAGGGCCTGCGCGGGGCCCTGCACGCCGTAGCCGATGACGGCGATGGTTTCCTTCTGGAGGATCTGGCGCGCCTTGGCGAGCGGGAACTCCTGGCGCGTCACCACCTCTTCCACCACGTTGCCGAACTTGATCTTCGCCATTCTCGACCTCCTGTGCAAAGGGACGCGGCGGCGGGCCTACCGGGCCACGGAACGCTGGAGGAAGGCCTCGAGGCGTTGGAGCAGCCCCTGCTGCTCGGCGATAGCCGCCTTGAGGCGCGCCGTCTTCTCCTGAAGGGCGCGCACCTGGGCGCGGGGGAGCGGCAGGCGGCCGTGCGGCTCGCGCGCCTCGCCCTCGGGGCCGAGCAGCACGCGCTTGAGCGCCATGATCTGCCGGATCTCCTCGAGCGAGAAGCCGAGCTGCCTGAGCTGCGCGATGTGCTGGACCAGCGTGACGTGGAAGGGCGTGTACGCGCGCTGCGCGCCGTGCTTGATCGCCTCGATGAGGCCCAGCTCCTCATAGTAGCGCAGCGTGCGCGCCGTCACCCCTGCCTGGGCGGCCGCCTCGCCGATCTTCATGGGTTTGCTCGGCACGCGCTCGGACCTCCGGCCGGCTCTCAGGAGCCGGGGAGCATCATAGCAGAACTTAACGTTTGCGTCAAGGTGATCTTTTGCGGGACCGGACAGGCTACTGGGCCGCGCCCGCCCTCTCCTGCTTCAGGCGCGTCACGAGCGCCCGAATGTCCTGCATGCTGAAGCCGTGCTGCTGGCGCAGGCGCCCCAGGGTGGCGGCGGACGGCGTGCCGGCGGGCAGCTTGAGTTCGGCCACGATGCGCTCGAAGGGCACGCCCGCCTCCGCGGCCACCTCGGCCAGGGTGGTCGAGCCCTTGATGCCGCCCGGCCCGTGCTCGGGGCCGGATGCGCCCGTCCTGGGCGCCGGCGCGGCCTCGGGCATCGTGGCCGTGGTGGGGCAGAGGCCATCGGTGCAGGTGTCGCAGGCCGACGCGGCCTTGCCCCCTCGGTAGCCCTTGCCCTTGCCGCCCTCGCCCTCGTGGTCGCACGCCGTCCCCGCCCCGACGGGGAGGAGCCAGGGGGCGGCGATCGCGCCGACGCCCGCCAGGCCGAGCGCGAGGAGGAGCAAGGCGCCGCCCGCTCCCGCGCCGGCCTTTCTCACCGCACGCGGCCGCGTGAGCGACCCGAACGTGTTGGTGACCCACTTCCAGTGGAGCGCGACGTGCAGCGTCACGAGCCCCACGAGGCTCAGGGCCAGGTAGAAGTGCACCGTGCCCCACTGGTGGCGCGAGTAGCCCAGGATGCCCATGCTGCCCGAGCCTGGGGGCAGACGGTAGTACAGGATCAGCCCGGTCGCCGCCAGACCGACCATCGCAAGATACGCCAGCACGTTCACAACCAGGTGCAGCTTGTTCTTCGGCATGCGCGCTCTCCCGGCCAGAGAGTGGGGTGCCACGCGCCGCGGACGCCCGATGCGTCCCGACGCCCATTCCAGTATACCACAGCCTGGGGCGGCGCCTAGGGCCGCCGCGAGGCGAAAGACTCGACGAGCCTGCGGCGCACGCGGTCGCCCAGGCGGCACGTGATCTCGTAGGGGATGGTGCCCGCCAGGCGGGCGAGGTTCTCGACGCTGTGCGGGTCCGCGGGATCGGGCGAGATGAT
Above is a genomic segment from Planctomycetota bacterium containing:
- a CDS encoding DcrB-related protein translates to MRLCRLASVWVGVAAFSCTALGGASKQVTDPEGVWRVSAPSDWTTQSAGRMTMVSSPNSRANVVIFAGPLEPGTAEQWLQSLAAVLQQQVPGWKLVGSEPLTVSGRPALLASATSATQGVPMHAYYLLLKSERHQVMLSCNCPQAELAAYQDTFARLMASLQVPAGAGSAPAPSPAPRPVPVPPPSTQAVRWENYVSKHLTFTLLKPAGWSVDEFWQQDPPAWAFTVVAPNGLYEVANFHGAVPVANDGLAAARWFVADLSQRTVNLQLAPTARCRTAGKKMTLVFDGTYVARNGQKRQLRCLVSAGEGLLLTQRLDAPDGQLAQIAPVLLQTLANLRVAKNVFAFDEGSVAAARQAGPQPVQVPPFVPRALAGGWGGYTAPANWQQVDLGKGQVIACDPTQQAYFVAATCDFMTPRYAHLVRLPGMLVSDFCRPHQALATACVKQGHGTNFRFEVTDRPDLVQQMRAGITGGRPCSVEHFVYTFNRQGTPYKGFSLGWCVGNYMDAGFGLGHLTIWAPAAQFDAWLPVLAQVMTSYRLNQEKVGEYIADGLRRYYEGIRRVSAQIAANSEQMRRENLALHMERGRVQDYTSYLTTRMIMGEYDYLAGASGYVRGDPSGLYTADGNRITSEPYGESVTRHMQEINTRQLFEQVRPR
- a CDS encoding Gfo/Idh/MocA family oxidoreductase, translated to MSEQISRRTFFQGTAAGLAATILARNVFGANDKLCHAAIGSGGMGGGDLGAIKGHPKAQIVALCDVDANTLKAAAAKYVGARTYADWREMLDKEGDQIDSVNVSTPDHTHAPATMTALRKKKHVYCQKPLTHDVYESRQIAAAAKAAGVTTQLGTQAASGIGDRMAVAFLRQGVIGKAKRAILCSNRPGAIEHYRLKGPRPPQGETPPPHLSWDLWLGTAPERPYAGGGIYHPVRWRAWQDFGTGWSGDIGCHIFDAVWKGLRLTAPKTVTAEVQKSWLESPERRADTWPQGDHITWVFPASEATEGDLTLEWFDGEFYPPDDVQKLAGFEAGKPGYPPESAMVIGTEGALLLQHGAGPQLFPKEKFAKIERPKLPGRDHYHHFVDACLGGEPTESHFMQVGPMAEAILLGTVAIRVPNTLLEWDAANLKVTNSDEAQRLLRRTYRKGWEVEGL
- the ilvC gene encoding ketol-acid reductoisomerase; protein product: MAKIKFGNVVEEVVTRQEFPLAKARQILQKETIAVIGYGVQGPAQALNMRDNGIRNIVIGQSPKFKKDWDRAVADGWKPGKDLFDIEEAAAKGTIIKFLVSDAAMLKVWPIIKPHLTAGKALYFSHGFGLTYKDQTGVVPPKDVDVILVAPKGSGTSVRRNFLSGAGINSSFAIEQDATGRARDRVLAIGIAIGSGFLFPTTFKKEVYSDLTGERGILMGALAGVMEAQYDELRRRGHDPSEAFNETVEELTQSLIRLVDENGMEWMYANCSSTAQRGALDWAPKFKKAVAPLFKQLYESVKNGTETRRVIKCLGRPDYQEILHKELEALGNKEIWQAGRAVRALRPCEGVKKGAAKAKGVKGRAV
- a CDS encoding MerR family transcriptional regulator gives rise to the protein MPSKPMKIGEAAAQAGVTARTLRYYEELGLIEAIKHGAQRAYTPFHVTLVQHIAQLRQLGFSLEEIRQIMALKRVLLGPEGEAREPHGRLPLPRAQVRALQEKTARLKAAIAEQQGLLQRLEAFLQRSVAR
- a CDS encoding DUF4405 domain-containing protein, with amino-acid sequence MPKNKLHLVVNVLAYLAMVGLAATGLILYYRLPPGSGSMGILGYSRHQWGTVHFYLALSLVGLVTLHVALHWKWVTNTFGSLTRPRAVRKAGAGAGGALLLLALGLAGVGAIAAPWLLPVGAGTACDHEGEGGKGKGYRGGKAASACDTCTDGLCPTTATMPEAAPAPRTGASGPEHGPGGIKGSTTLAEVAAEAGVPFERIVAELKLPAGTPSAATLGRLRQQHGFSMQDIRALVTRLKQERAGAAQ